In the genome of Dehalococcoidia bacterium, one region contains:
- a CDS encoding tetratricopeptide repeat protein encodes MEKGVLSRRRQQLSKEAIDLALRGQWEQAVAINREILQSFPEDVEAWNRLGRALMELGRYEEATQAYQKVLDISPSNTIARKNLERLKHLQGTQPQVPPSAAPTTVFLEEAGKATTTAVRPQVSREVLLQLDPGDPLDLRVQGNLVSVATAQGLTLGYLEPRIAHRIRTLMEKGDRFSAAVASVGDQRLTVLVRAVATPSGETPFPLSDYPLTQALEEVDLEEETTSPVAEESENPDEGAEETPEEEEAEEGV; translated from the coding sequence CTGGCCCTGCGGGGCCAGTGGGAGCAGGCGGTTGCCATTAATCGGGAAATCCTCCAGAGCTTCCCCGAGGATGTGGAGGCGTGGAACCGCTTGGGGCGCGCCCTGATGGAGTTGGGGCGCTACGAGGAGGCCACCCAGGCTTACCAGAAGGTGTTGGACATCTCCCCCAGCAACACCATCGCCCGCAAGAATCTGGAGCGCCTGAAGCACCTGCAGGGCACCCAGCCCCAAGTGCCCCCTAGCGCCGCCCCCACCACCGTTTTCCTGGAAGAGGCAGGCAAGGCCACCACAACGGCCGTTCGCCCCCAGGTTTCTCGGGAGGTGCTCCTGCAACTGGACCCGGGCGACCCCCTAGACCTGCGGGTGCAGGGCAACCTGGTATCTGTGGCCACAGCGCAGGGGCTGACATTGGGGTATTTGGAACCCCGCATCGCCCATCGCATCCGCACCCTGATGGAGAAGGGCGACCGCTTCAGTGCAGCGGTGGCGTCGGTGGGCGACCAGCGCCTGACCGTCTTGGTGCGTGCGGTGGCCACCCCTTCGGGCGAAACCCCCTTCCCCCTCAGCGACTACCCTCTGACCCAAGCCTTGGAGGAGGTGGACCTGGAGGAGGAGACCACATCCCCCGTGGCAGAGGAATCGGAAAACCCAGACGAGGGTGCCGAAGAGACCCCCGAAGAAGAGGAGGCCGAAGAAGGGGTGTAA
- a CDS encoding response regulator: protein MSDDALLRTVILDSHTPGALSMPFGGDGLMDASGVWRILIVEDQEDLRDLLALTFSGGPFEVHLARDGQKALEMAYHIRPHLVITDLRMPRMDGLALTRALRQDPVLGRVPVIVITAWADPGAELQVYGAGGNAFFAKPFSPLALLERAEHLLREYRRGG from the coding sequence GTGAGCGATGATGCCCTGCTGCGAACGGTTATCCTGGACAGCCACACTCCCGGTGCCCTGTCTATGCCCTTCGGGGGGGATGGTCTGATGGACGCATCGGGGGTCTGGCGCATCCTCATCGTGGAGGACCAGGAAGACCTGCGCGACCTGTTGGCCCTGACTTTCTCGGGGGGCCCGTTTGAGGTGCACCTGGCGCGGGACGGCCAAAAAGCCCTGGAGATGGCCTACCACATACGCCCCCACTTGGTCATCACCGATCTGCGCATGCCCCGTATGGACGGTTTGGCTCTTACCCGTGCGCTGCGCCAGGATCCCGTGCTGGGGCGGGTGCCCGTGATTGTGATAACCGCTTGGGCAGACCCGGGTGCCGAGTTACAGGTCTATGGGGCGGGGGGGAATGCCTTCTTCGCCAAGCCCTTCAGCCCCTTGGCTTTGTTAGAGCGGGCAGAGCACCTCTTGCGCGAGTACAGGAGGGGTGGGTAG